Genomic DNA from Modestobacter versicolor:
TCCAGCCGCACCCGCCGGCCGCGGGCGAGCAGCGCACCGGCGACGACGGCGGCCGCCACGCACACCAGCCCACCGGCGATGAAGCCCCAGCGGGCGCCCAGGTGCTCGGACACCCAGCCGATCAGCGGCGCGCCCACCGGCGTCCCGCCCATGAAGCACATGAAGTAGAGCGCGAGGATCCGGCCGCGCACCTGCGGGTCGACGCCGAGCTGGACGAAGCTGTTGCAGGCCACGCTGAACACCAGCGCGGCGGCACCCGTCGGCACCAGCAGCACGGCGAACGACGTCTCGGTCGGCATCAGCCCCGCCACCACCAGCAGCGCGCCGAAGACGCCGGAGGAGACGACCAGGAACCGCTGCAGCGGCCGGGTGCTGCGCCGGGTGGACAGCAGCGCCCCGGACAGCGACCCGACGGCGTAGCAGGTGGAGAGGAAGCCGAAGGCGGTCGCGCCCAGCCCGTACTCCTCGCGGGCCATCAGGGCGATGGTGATCTGGGTGTTGAAGCCGAAGGTGCCCGCCACGAACGCCAGCCCCATGGCCAGCATCAGGTCGGGGTGCCGGCGGGTGTAGCCCAGCGCCTCGCGGAGCTGCCCGCGGGACCGGGCCGCGGGTGGGCTCCGGCGCAGCTCGCTGCCCCGCATCGCCAGCAGCGCGGTGATGGTGACCGCGAAGCTCGCCGCGTTGACCAGGAAGGCCGGCGCGGTGTCGCCGCCGGAGACGCCGATGAGCGAGCCGGCCAGCGCCGGCCCGACCAGCCGGGCGCCGTTGAAGACCGTGGAGTTCAGGCTGACCGCGTTGGCCAGCCGGTCGGGGCCGACCATCTCCGAGACGAACGACTGGCGCACCGGCATGTCCAGCGAGGACGCCACCCCGAGCGCGGCGGCGAGCAGGTAGACGTGCCAGAGCGCGATGGCGTCGCTGGCCACCAGCAGGCCGAGCCCCAGCGCCAGCGCACCCATGACCGCCTGGGTGATCGTCAGCACCCGGCGCTTGTCGTAGCGGTCGGCGAGCACCCCGCCGTAGAAGCTGAACAGCAGCGTGGGGGCGAACTGCAGCGCGGTCGTGATGCCGAGCGCGACGCCGCTGCCGCCGGACAGCTGCAGGACCAGCCAGTCCTGGCCGATCCGCTGCATCCACGTGCCGGTCAGGCTGACCAGGTTCGCCGAGGCGTACAGCCGGAAGTTGCGGACCCGCAGGGCCGCGAACATCCCCGCCCGTCCCGGTGCGGCTGCCTCAGGCGTGGAGGTCACCCACTGGCGAGCTTGTCCATGATCACCGCGGCCTCGCGCAGCACCGCGCGCTCCTCGGCGGTCAGCTCCTGCAGCTGGCCGGACAGCCACGCCTCGCGGGCGCGGACCTCCTCGGTGAGCAGCTCCTCGGCGGCGGCGGTGAGGTCGATGACCACCTGCCGGCCGTCGGTGGGGTGCGGGGTACGGGTGACCAGGCCCTTGGCCTCCAGCGCGACGACCACCCGGGTCATCGACGGGGGCTGCACCCGCTCGTGCGTGGCCAGCTCACCCGGGCTCATCGCGCCGTGCCGTTTGAGGGTGGACAGCGCCGCCAGGTGGGTGAGCGTCACCGAGGTGTCGACCCGCTGGTTGCGCAGCCGGCGGGAGAACCGCATGACGGCGAGCCGCAGGTCATGGGCGAGCGCCGCGGTGTCCAGCGTCGTCCGTGCCACGACCACCACCCTAACGGAAGAAAGAAAGCATGCCTA
This window encodes:
- a CDS encoding MFS transporter, with translation MTSTPEAAAPGRAGMFAALRVRNFRLYASANLVSLTGTWMQRIGQDWLVLQLSGGSGVALGITTALQFAPTLLFSFYGGVLADRYDKRRVLTITQAVMGALALGLGLLVASDAIALWHVYLLAAALGVASSLDMPVRQSFVSEMVGPDRLANAVSLNSTVFNGARLVGPALAGSLIGVSGGDTAPAFLVNAASFAVTITALLAMRGSELRRSPPAARSRGQLREALGYTRRHPDLMLAMGLAFVAGTFGFNTQITIALMAREEYGLGATAFGFLSTCYAVGSLSGALLSTRRSTRPLQRFLVVSSGVFGALLVVAGLMPTETSFAVLLVPTGAAALVFSVACNSFVQLGVDPQVRGRILALYFMCFMGGTPVGAPLIGWVSEHLGARWGFIAGGLVCVAAAVVAGALLARGRRVRLELHVSPPSAHLHVAPAQPPERAAGLAEQADGEVPGEQVARDRAR
- a CDS encoding MarR family winged helix-turn-helix transcriptional regulator; its protein translation is MARTTLDTAALAHDLRLAVMRFSRRLRNQRVDTSVTLTHLAALSTLKRHGAMSPGELATHERVQPPSMTRVVVALEAKGLVTRTPHPTDGRQVVIDLTAAAEELLTEEVRAREAWLSGQLQELTAEERAVLREAAVIMDKLASG